In the genome of Patescibacteria group bacterium, the window GGATTTCTTAGGATTGAAAAATCTAACTATTATTGAGTCGGCTATAAAAATTATAAAAAATACTCGCGGGACTATTATCGATATAGATAATATTCCCCTGGATGATCCTACCACTTTTAAGCTTTTTCAAAAGGGAGAGACTACGGGTGTTTTTCAATTTGAATCTAGCGGGATGAAAAGATATTTGAAAGAATTGAAGCCAACTGAGTTTGAAGATATTATCGCTATGGTAGCGCTGTATAGACCTGGTCCGATGGAATGGATACCAGACTATATTAATGGTAAACATGGCAAGAAAAAATTAGAATATTTGCATCCGAAGCTAGAACCAATTTTGAAAGTGACTTATGGTGTGGCTATTTATCAAGAGCAAGTTATGCAAATGGCGAGAGATTTGGCTGGTTTTACCATGGCTCAAGCGGATGTTTTGCGTAAGGCAGTTGGAAAGAAGATTATCAAGTTGCTTGATGAGCAAAAAGAAAAATTTATCGATGGCTGTGTTAAAAATGGAATCTCTAGTGATCTCGCCAAAACTATTTTTTCATTTATCGAACCTTTTGCGGGCTATGGTTTCAATCGTAGTCATGCTGCTTGTTATGCCATGATTGGTTATCAAACCGCCTATCTCAAAGCTCATTGGCCTACTGAATTTATGGCCGCTCTTTTGACTGCTGATCAGCAAAATACTGACAGGGTGGCGATTGAGATTGATGAATGTCGAAACATGGGGATAGATGTAAAACAACCTGATATAAATCAATCTTATGATTCTTTTACAGTTGTTACTAGTGGGACAGAAACAAACGAAATAGTAAAAGTGGACGAAAAGGTTAATGTTATTCGTTTTGGACTTAATGCCATAAAAAATGTTGGAGCTCACATTGTTGATGTAATAATTAAAGAAAGGAAAGAAAATGGACCTTACAAAGATATTTCCGATTTTCTTGGTAGGGTAGTTGATAAAGATCTGAACAAAAAATCATTGGAGAGTTTAACAAAAAGTGGTGCGCTAGATCTTTTTAACAATAGAGCTGAGCTTGTTTCTAATATGGAGAATCTTTTGCGATTTCATAAAGAGGTAAGCGAGGAAATGAGTACAAAGCAAACAAGTCTTTTTGGTGATATGCCAACAATGGTAAATAAAGTTAGATTGGATCCATTTGAAGAGCTTGATAGACAATTAAAACTTTCTTGGGAAAAAGAACTTCTCGGTCTCTATATTACAGAACATCCTTTTTCTGATTTTCGTAAAAAAATGCACAATAAAGTTCGTCTAACTCCAATATCATATTTGGCGGAATATGTTGGGAATGATGATGTTAAAGTTTCTGGGATAGTTACAACAATCAAAAAGATAATGACCAGAAAAAACGAAACAATGCTTTTTGTAAAAATGGAAGACACTGTTGCCAGTACAGAAATTTTGGTTTTTCCAAAACTTTATCAAAAGAATGTTGAAATATGGAAAGAAGGTAATGTTATTTTATGTTCAGGAACGGTTTCTGACAAAGATAATGAAATAAAGTTCCTTGCTAATTTGGTTGTGAAATTAGATTTGAAAATGATAGATAAATCTATCGACGATTTTAAAAGGGAAGTAATGGATGCTCCTCCAGTTAGAAGATGGCAAAAAAAAGAGACTAATAATGCTCCCGACATTGCACCTCAGCCAATTATTAAAACAAATCCACTTAAAATAGTTTTTAATGGAGAATTGACCGACAGTAAATCAGAAAAGCTGAAAGAAATCTTGATTCAAAACTCCGGGAGTGACAAAGTCTATTTTAAAATAGACGGTTCAGTTATTGAAGCGGGATTTTTGGTAGAAAATAGTAATAATCTGAAAAAAGTAATTGTTAATGAGTTTGATGGATTAATAAAAATAGTTGATTGATTAGACACAGAATCGTAAAAATGTTATAGTATTAGCAACGAATATAAATATAAATAATTATGACTGCTGGTAAAATAAAAATAACAGTTGACAATCTTGATGATGCTCAAGGTGTAGTTATTGATGAAGAAAATACATCAAGCGAACTGGTTCAGGAAGGGAAAGAGCCAACGAAGAAAACCATAAAAAAGAAAACCACTGCCAAGGTCGGCGGTGAAATATCTTCAAAATCAAAAAGAAAAGGAAGACCCGCTAAGAAAAAAGAAGAGAATATTCAAGTAGAAGAAGCTTTAAAAGATGATACGGATATTGTTGGAGATTTTATGAGTAAAATTAATATTTCTGCTTCAGAAAAAAAAGAGGTGATGGATGAAATAGAGAAAAAATCGTCAAAATCAGAAAAAACCACACAAACAGAAGAAAAAGATGAATTAAAATTTAGCTCATTGGCCAAAGAGGAATTTAGTGAAGAAGCAGATTCCAATACGGAAGTCCAAAC includes:
- a CDS encoding DNA polymerase III subunit alpha: MSFVHIHTHSHYSLLDGLTKIDALVKTAKESGAPAVALTDHGTMYGTIEFYKECKKQGIKPIIGVETYFAPNSRHDKVTRTDERSSYHLILLARNNVGYKNLIKLVSIAHLEGFYYKPRIDWEVLSKYSEGLMASTACLGGEIPKLILSGKIDRARERILEFNELLGQDNFYLEIMPHFNYEGQREVNEQMVKFSRELGIPVIATNDIHYLNKDDAAAQDILLCMQNKKKITDTDRMSMGDGDFSYKTETQMREAFPDVPEAIENTVKLAERCNVEIELGEYHLPNFDVPEGYDNKSYLEHMCKEGFVKRYGILYEEADAEKKERVDYELSVINGMGWPAYFLIVADFVTWARNQNIVVGPGRGSAAGSLVCYLLGITNLDPIHYNLIFERFLNPDRVSMPDIDLDFADIRREEVIRYVENKYGKDHVAQIITFGTMAARAAIRDVGRVLDYPYEYCDRISKMIPMFTNLTTAIEKVPEVRDIYNNEEGAKKILDYALKLEGVSRHSSTHACGVLITGEPLTEHTPIQYASSSDQTIVSQYSLHPVEDLGLLKMDFLGLKNLTIIESAIKIIKNTRGTIIDIDNIPLDDPTTFKLFQKGETTGVFQFESSGMKRYLKELKPTEFEDIIAMVALYRPGPMEWIPDYINGKHGKKKLEYLHPKLEPILKVTYGVAIYQEQVMQMARDLAGFTMAQADVLRKAVGKKIIKLLDEQKEKFIDGCVKNGISSDLAKTIFSFIEPFAGYGFNRSHAACYAMIGYQTAYLKAHWPTEFMAALLTADQQNTDRVAIEIDECRNMGIDVKQPDINQSYDSFTVVTSGTETNEIVKVDEKVNVIRFGLNAIKNVGAHIVDVIIKERKENGPYKDISDFLGRVVDKDLNKKSLESLTKSGALDLFNNRAELVSNMENLLRFHKEVSEEMSTKQTSLFGDMPTMVNKVRLDPFEELDRQLKLSWEKELLGLYITEHPFSDFRKKMHNKVRLTPISYLAEYVGNDDVKVSGIVTTIKKIMTRKNETMLFVKMEDTVASTEILVFPKLYQKNVEIWKEGNVILCSGTVSDKDNEIKFLANLVVKLDLKMIDKSIDDFKREVMDAPPVRRWQKKETNNAPDIAPQPIIKTNPLKIVFNGELTDSKSEKLKEILIQNSGSDKVYFKIDGSVIEAGFLVENSNNLKKVIVNEFDGLIKIVD